In Plantibacter sp. PA-3-X8, one DNA window encodes the following:
- a CDS encoding M4 family metallopeptidase: protein MNGSPNPSSSMPTPAPRHVCGIVPPWLLERIAELDAPQLARAASAARYSLLATRPYRFPEPGSERATDPVRSATAGKRPVGTPERSIHDARRTETLSGTLVRSEGEPATTDAAVSAAYDGLGDTHALFAEAFARDSIDGRGLPLLATVHYGDDYDNAFWNGEQMVFGDGDGEVFRSFTSSLSVIGHELAHGVTQYTANLVYEGQPGALNEHVSDVFGALVEQHARGEDAASASWLIGEGLFTDEVEGNALRSMLAPGTAYDDDVLGKDPQPAHFDDYIETTDDNGGVHLNSGIPNRAFATLAVALGGNAWERAGLIWYDTLVGGLSERADFATFAAATIAAAAARFGVDSEEHAAVGQAWALVGIEPSA from the coding sequence ATGAACGGCTCACCGAACCCTTCGTCCAGCATGCCGACACCGGCCCCTCGGCACGTGTGCGGCATCGTCCCACCCTGGTTGCTCGAGCGCATCGCCGAACTCGACGCTCCGCAGCTGGCGCGTGCCGCCAGTGCCGCGCGGTACTCGCTGCTCGCCACGCGACCATACCGCTTCCCCGAGCCCGGGTCGGAGCGGGCCACTGATCCCGTGCGTAGCGCCACGGCCGGCAAGCGTCCGGTCGGCACCCCGGAGCGCAGCATCCACGACGCCCGGCGGACCGAGACCCTCTCGGGCACGCTCGTCCGCTCGGAGGGTGAGCCCGCCACCACCGACGCCGCGGTCTCCGCCGCCTACGACGGCCTCGGAGACACCCACGCCCTCTTCGCCGAGGCGTTCGCACGCGACTCCATCGACGGCCGCGGGCTGCCCTTGCTCGCCACGGTGCACTACGGCGACGACTACGACAACGCGTTCTGGAACGGCGAGCAGATGGTCTTCGGCGACGGCGACGGCGAGGTCTTCCGCAGCTTCACCAGCTCCTTGAGCGTCATCGGCCACGAGCTGGCCCACGGCGTGACGCAGTACACGGCGAACCTCGTCTACGAGGGGCAGCCCGGAGCGCTCAACGAACACGTGTCCGACGTCTTCGGCGCCCTCGTCGAACAGCACGCGCGCGGCGAGGACGCGGCATCGGCGTCCTGGCTCATCGGCGAAGGGCTCTTCACGGACGAGGTCGAGGGCAACGCACTGCGTTCCATGCTCGCCCCGGGTACGGCCTACGACGACGACGTCCTCGGCAAGGACCCGCAGCCGGCGCACTTCGACGACTACATCGAGACGACCGACGACAACGGAGGCGTCCACCTCAACTCCGGCATCCCCAACCGGGCGTTCGCGACGCTCGCCGTCGCCCTCGGCGGCAACGCCTGGGAGCGTGCGGGGCTCATCTGGTACGACACCCTCGTCGGCGGCCTGTCGGAGCGCGCCGACTTCGCAACCTTCGCCGCGGCGACGATCGCTGCGGCCGCCGCCAGGTTCGGTGTGGACTCGGAGGAGCACGCCGCGGTCGGGCAGGCGTGGGCGCTCGTCGGTATCGAGCCGTCCGCCTGA
- a CDS encoding protealysin inhibitor emfourin — MKVTVTRSGGVAGLTRRWEVVVDEQPDVDRWIVLLDRLPWDDTPQGPPVPDRYVYRIRCAPKEATLGEQQLTGPWQELVERVRAVQPPRD; from the coding sequence ATGAAGGTCACGGTGACGAGGAGCGGCGGTGTGGCCGGTCTCACCCGACGCTGGGAGGTCGTCGTCGACGAGCAGCCCGACGTCGACCGGTGGATCGTCCTGCTCGACCGCCTCCCGTGGGACGACACCCCACAAGGACCACCGGTCCCGGATCGGTACGTCTACCGCATCAGATGCGCGCCCAAGGAAGCCACCCTCGGCGAGCAGCAGCTCACCGGTCCCTGGCAGGAACTCGTCGAACGGGTGCGCGCCGTCCAGCCGCCACGCGACTGA
- a CDS encoding LLM class flavin-dependent oxidoreductase, with translation MRLSILDLIPVRTDQDTAAALAATIALAKRADELGYHRYWVAEHHNMPSVASTNPAVVIGILAAATQRIRVGSGGVMLPNHAPLVVAEQFALLEASAPGRIDLGLGRAPGSDPVISAVLRQSGNTSDVDRFPNNVQDIVALLGVDGASVRMTSGEEYALRGTPKAGSVPDVWLLGSSDYSAALAAALGLPYVFAHHFSGQGTARALELYRSSFQPSAHLDAPRTFLTANAVVADTAAEAEALALPNLQQMARLRSGKPLGPIATVEEAAATEQSDLELGFVEQMRAAWIIGDADQAAAELQGLADRFGVDEVMVSPVGSAREGTPSNSVPARERTIELLAERFPQH, from the coding sequence ATGCGACTCTCGATACTGGATCTCATCCCCGTCCGCACCGACCAGGACACCGCGGCTGCCCTCGCAGCGACGATCGCCCTGGCGAAGCGCGCCGACGAGCTGGGGTACCACCGGTATTGGGTGGCCGAGCACCACAACATGCCGTCCGTCGCATCGACGAACCCCGCGGTCGTCATCGGCATCCTGGCCGCCGCCACGCAGCGCATCCGGGTCGGCTCCGGCGGCGTGATGCTCCCGAACCACGCGCCGCTCGTCGTCGCCGAGCAGTTCGCGCTCCTCGAGGCCTCCGCGCCCGGTCGCATCGACCTCGGCCTCGGCCGGGCACCGGGCAGCGACCCCGTCATCTCCGCCGTGCTCCGCCAGTCCGGCAACACGAGCGACGTCGACCGGTTCCCGAACAACGTGCAGGACATCGTCGCCCTCCTCGGCGTCGACGGTGCGAGCGTGCGGATGACCTCCGGCGAGGAGTACGCCCTGCGGGGGACGCCGAAGGCCGGCAGTGTGCCGGACGTGTGGTTGCTCGGTTCGAGCGACTACTCGGCGGCGCTCGCCGCAGCACTCGGACTGCCCTACGTCTTCGCGCACCACTTCTCCGGCCAGGGGACGGCTCGGGCCCTCGAGCTCTACCGGTCCAGTTTCCAGCCGTCCGCACATCTCGACGCGCCTCGCACCTTCCTGACCGCGAACGCCGTGGTCGCCGACACGGCCGCCGAGGCGGAGGCGTTGGCGCTCCCCAACCTGCAGCAGATGGCGAGACTGCGTTCCGGCAAGCCGCTCGGACCCATCGCGACCGTCGAAGAGGCCGCCGCGACCGAGCAGAGCGATCTCGAGCTCGGCTTCGTCGAGCAGATGCGCGCTGCCTGGATCATCGGCGACGCCGACCAGGCTGCGGCGGAGCTGCAGGGTCTCGCCGACCGCTTCGGTGTGGACGAGGTCATGGTGTCGCCCGTCGGGTCGGCACGGGAGGGCACACCGTCGAACTCGGTGCCCGCACGTGAGCGGACGATCGAACTGCTGGCGGAGCGCTTCCCGCAGCACTGA
- a CDS encoding YdeI/OmpD-associated family protein, with protein sequence MGRHADVGAAPLSATGTVVRLRPDLEEAIDDAGRLSFFRGLPNSAQRELAMWVERSDDAHRDARIEAVIELLAQRAVELRTAAPARTAGGQRR encoded by the coding sequence ATGGGCAGACACGCTGATGTGGGAGCCGCGCCGCTCTCGGCGACCGGCACGGTGGTGCGGCTGCGGCCGGACCTCGAGGAGGCGATCGACGACGCCGGTCGATTGTCGTTCTTCCGCGGCCTGCCGAACAGCGCACAGCGGGAACTCGCGATGTGGGTGGAGCGGTCCGACGACGCGCACCGGGATGCACGGATCGAAGCGGTCATCGAGTTGCTCGCCCAGCGGGCCGTGGAACTCCGGACGGCCGCTCCTGCGCGTACCGCGGGTGGTCAGCGGCGCTGA
- a CDS encoding pyrimidine dimer DNA glycosylase/endonuclease V has translation MRLWSIHPRYFDAQALTSSWREGLIAQRVLQEPGSSLRAHPQLQRFLEADEPLEAIAAYLNGVADEAQERDIVFDRARVVASGVLPEPLVVTDGQLDYEWGNLRRHLLGRSPDVASRWAKVWRPQPHPVFVVVGGGVASWELA, from the coding sequence ATGCGTCTCTGGTCGATCCATCCCCGGTACTTCGACGCCCAGGCGCTGACCTCGTCCTGGCGTGAGGGGCTGATCGCCCAACGGGTCCTGCAGGAGCCCGGATCGAGCCTTCGTGCACACCCGCAGCTCCAGCGCTTCCTCGAGGCCGACGAACCGCTGGAGGCGATCGCGGCCTACCTCAACGGTGTCGCCGACGAGGCGCAGGAGCGCGACATCGTCTTCGACCGTGCGCGTGTCGTCGCCTCCGGCGTCCTCCCGGAACCCCTCGTCGTGACCGACGGCCAGCTCGACTACGAATGGGGCAACCTGCGGCGACACCTGCTCGGACGTAGCCCGGACGTCGCGTCCCGGTGGGCGAAGGTCTGGCGACCGCAGCCGCACCCGGTGTTCGTCGTCGTCGGCGGTGGCGTCGCGTCATGGGAACTCGCCTGA
- a CDS encoding MFS transporter yields the protein MSAAPASGRRGLLVDLSPLRESPAFARLWIGGAITGIGGQMTIVAVGLQVYDLTASTFAVSLVGVIALIPMICFGLYGGMLADAFDRRTVALTAAVVTWVSTAIIAVLAWSGSEVVWPLYLLTTINAVSTTIVGTTRQAILPRLLPARLLPSAAALSGIAAGVMVTVGPALAGVLVASVGFRWTYTIDVVLFVAAFLGIASLPKILPEGGVSRLPGLASLVDGWTFLRTAPNVRMTFIVDIVAMTFGNPRVLYPAVGTLLLGGGAITVGVLTAAGAVGTLLSSLVSGRLGRIDRQGRAIERAIIVYGLAIACVGAVLAWVTFSGTATPDAADANLPAIVIAAIALAVAGAADNISSIFRMTILQAAVPDAVRGRLQGVFTVVVTGGPRVGDLYIGLAASAFALWVPALAGGLLVVVLVWTLVRVQGAFRRYDARTPTP from the coding sequence GTGAGCGCTGCACCCGCATCCGGGCGGCGCGGGCTCCTCGTCGATCTGAGTCCGCTCCGGGAGAGTCCCGCCTTCGCCCGGCTGTGGATCGGCGGCGCGATCACCGGGATCGGCGGTCAGATGACCATCGTCGCCGTCGGGCTCCAGGTCTACGACCTCACCGCGTCGACGTTCGCCGTCTCACTCGTGGGCGTCATCGCCCTCATCCCGATGATCTGCTTCGGGCTCTACGGGGGCATGCTCGCGGACGCGTTCGACCGACGCACGGTCGCCCTGACGGCCGCCGTGGTCACGTGGGTGTCGACGGCGATCATCGCGGTGCTCGCCTGGAGTGGCTCAGAGGTGGTCTGGCCCCTGTACCTCCTCACGACGATCAACGCCGTGTCGACGACCATCGTCGGGACGACGCGGCAGGCGATCCTCCCCCGGCTGCTGCCGGCCCGCCTCCTGCCGTCCGCCGCGGCGTTGTCCGGCATCGCCGCGGGGGTCATGGTGACGGTCGGTCCCGCACTCGCCGGCGTCCTCGTGGCCAGTGTCGGATTCCGCTGGACCTACACGATCGACGTCGTGCTGTTCGTCGCCGCCTTCCTCGGGATCGCGTCGCTGCCGAAGATCCTGCCCGAAGGCGGCGTCAGTCGACTTCCGGGCCTCGCGAGCCTGGTCGACGGCTGGACCTTCCTCCGGACGGCCCCCAACGTCCGGATGACGTTCATCGTCGACATCGTCGCGATGACGTTCGGCAACCCACGGGTGCTCTACCCCGCCGTCGGCACCCTGTTGCTCGGTGGCGGCGCGATCACCGTCGGGGTCTTGACCGCAGCCGGCGCGGTCGGCACCCTGCTGTCGAGCCTCGTCTCCGGACGACTCGGCCGGATCGACCGCCAGGGCCGCGCCATCGAGCGGGCCATCATCGTCTACGGGCTCGCCATCGCCTGCGTCGGCGCGGTCCTCGCGTGGGTCACGTTCTCCGGAACGGCGACCCCCGATGCGGCAGACGCGAACCTGCCCGCCATCGTGATCGCGGCGATCGCACTCGCCGTCGCCGGAGCGGCCGACAACATCAGTTCGATCTTCCGGATGACGATCCTCCAGGCGGCCGTGCCCGATGCCGTCCGAGGCCGGCTGCAGGGCGTCTTCACCGTCGTCGTGACCGGCGGACCCCGCGTCGGCGACCTCTACATCGGCCTCGCCGCGTCTGCCTTCGCGCTCTGGGTACCGGCGCTCGCCGGCGGACTCCTGGTCGTCGTGCTCGTCTGGACGCTCGTCCGCGTCCAGGGGGCCTTCCGACGCTACGACGCCAGGACGCCGACCCCGTAG
- a CDS encoding adenine phosphoribosyltransferase: protein MTTATQYVDRLTATIPDFPTPGILFRDLTPVFADADAFRAIIDELAARFEGRFDAVAGVEARGFLLAAAVAYATHTRLVPIRKAGKLPGEVLREDYGLEYGAAALELRTEQLPAGTRVLILDDVLATGGSCGAAVNLIERAGYEVAGLGLVLELEGLPGRASLSGRDVFSIATAPA from the coding sequence ATGACCACCGCAACCCAGTACGTCGACCGCCTGACGGCGACCATTCCGGACTTCCCGACGCCCGGCATCCTGTTCCGCGACCTGACCCCGGTCTTCGCCGACGCCGACGCCTTCCGCGCGATCATCGACGAGCTGGCGGCGCGCTTCGAGGGTCGCTTCGACGCGGTCGCCGGTGTCGAGGCCCGCGGGTTCCTGCTCGCCGCGGCGGTCGCGTACGCGACGCACACGCGGCTGGTCCCCATCCGCAAGGCGGGCAAGCTGCCGGGTGAGGTGCTCCGCGAGGACTACGGACTCGAGTACGGTGCCGCCGCCCTGGAGTTGCGCACCGAGCAGTTGCCGGCCGGGACGCGTGTGCTCATCCTCGACGACGTGCTCGCGACGGGCGGCAGCTGCGGCGCGGCGGTCAACCTCATCGAGCGCGCCGGATACGAGGTGGCAGGGCTCGGGCTGGTGCTCGAGCTCGAGGGGCTGCCCGGCCGGGCCTCGCTCAGCGGTCGCGACGTCTTCTCGATCGCCACGGCCCCCGCCTAG
- a CDS encoding FKBP-type peptidyl-prolyl cis-trans isomerase, whose product MTDSARTKPEVDAPTGPAPTELVIEDIFLGEGDEAQASSTVDVHYLGVGYDSGEEFDSSWSRGQSINFPLRNLIQGWQHGIPGMKVGGRRKLTVPPELAYGPAGSGHQLSGQTLVFVIDLLGVK is encoded by the coding sequence ATGACCGATTCAGCACGCACCAAGCCCGAGGTCGACGCCCCCACGGGCCCGGCCCCCACCGAACTCGTCATCGAGGACATCTTCCTCGGCGAGGGCGACGAGGCCCAGGCCTCCTCGACCGTCGACGTCCACTACCTCGGCGTCGGCTACGACTCCGGCGAGGAGTTCGACTCCTCCTGGAGCCGCGGGCAGTCCATCAACTTCCCGCTGCGCAACCTCATCCAGGGCTGGCAGCACGGCATCCCCGGCATGAAGGTCGGCGGCCGTCGCAAGCTCACGGTCCCGCCGGAGCTCGCCTACGGCCCGGCCGGCAGCGGCCACCAGCTCTCCGGCCAGACGCTCGTCTTCGTGATCGACCTCCTGGGCGTCAAGTAA
- a CDS encoding fumarylacetoacetate hydrolase family protein, with protein sequence MKFAHFVATDHQPSAPAEPRVRLAVISDTGAVFLDEILEDAPRDLQELIERGPAELDRVRSFVETSLAHGVSGEPLDGLVHASAVLRPPTILAVGLNYSAHSQELNLKTDNAPTIFGLWANSLTGHEGTTSWPAAISEQVDYEAELGVVIGRAARDVDAADALGYVFGYTVVNDITARNIQYSEAQWSRCKSFDGFTPTGPVVVTADEIPDPQDLHISTVLDGVTLQDSSTSHMVRSVATLIEHLSGSATLLPGTLISTGSPGGAGYSRDPQVFLTDGATVTVSVEGVGSLTTHCTVTAG encoded by the coding sequence GTGAAGTTCGCCCATTTCGTCGCCACAGACCATCAGCCGAGTGCTCCCGCAGAGCCGCGGGTCCGACTCGCCGTCATCAGCGACACCGGGGCGGTGTTCCTCGACGAGATCCTCGAGGACGCCCCGCGCGACCTCCAGGAGCTCATCGAGCGCGGCCCCGCCGAGCTGGACCGCGTGCGGAGTTTCGTCGAGACGTCGCTCGCCCACGGTGTCAGCGGAGAACCCCTCGACGGGCTCGTCCACGCGTCCGCGGTCCTCCGTCCGCCGACGATCCTCGCGGTCGGGCTCAACTACTCGGCGCACTCGCAGGAGCTCAATCTCAAGACCGACAACGCCCCCACCATCTTCGGCCTGTGGGCGAACTCGCTCACCGGTCACGAAGGCACCACGAGCTGGCCGGCGGCGATCAGCGAGCAGGTGGACTACGAGGCGGAGCTCGGTGTCGTCATCGGCCGGGCCGCTCGCGACGTCGATGCGGCCGATGCGCTCGGGTACGTGTTCGGGTACACCGTCGTCAACGACATCACCGCCCGCAACATCCAGTACTCCGAGGCACAGTGGTCACGCTGCAAGTCCTTCGACGGGTTCACCCCGACCGGCCCGGTCGTCGTGACCGCGGACGAGATCCCCGACCCGCAGGACCTCCACATCTCGACCGTCCTCGACGGCGTGACGCTCCAGGACTCCTCGACCAGTCACATGGTCCGCAGCGTCGCGACGCTCATCGAACACTTGTCGGGCTCCGCGACCCTCCTGCCCGGAACGCTCATCTCGACGGGCAGCCCGGGCGGCGCGGGATACTCGCGCGATCCGCAGGTCTTCCTGACCGACGGCGCGACCGTCACCGTGTCCGTCGAAGGCGTCGGATCGCTCACGACGCACTGCACGGTCACCGCCGGGTAG
- a CDS encoding aspartate ammonia-lyase — protein MADRTNSDETRTESDSLGSMEIPADAYWGIHTARALENFPITKRPISVYPDLVVAIASVKQAAARANAEIGVLDPAKANLIDRACQIIIDGDFHEEFIVGVIQGGAGTSTNMNANEVITNIALELAGHAKGEYQFLHPLDDTNRSQSTNDVYPTSIKIALAFSLQFLLTELGLLRDSCSAKSVEFSHVLKVGRTQLQDAVPMTLGQEFHGFATTLNEDYDRLHETLWLLAEVNLGATAIGTGITADPRYAEAVVRHLNQITGLALTTAPDLIESTSDAGGFMSFSGTLKRSAIKLSKICNDLRLLSSGPQAGLGEINLPPRQAGSSIMPGKVNPVIPEVVNQVAFSVVGADMTVTMAAEAGQLQLNAFEPVIAHSLLQSIVWMAQACKTLRVNCIDGITANEERLEVMVGASVGVITALTPFIGYQSAAALAKTALLTGRNVADLVVEANLMTRDEVTKQLSPARLSGIEAITSAIPIIDLPIPGADSDPSR, from the coding sequence ATGGCGGACAGGACGAACAGCGACGAGACTCGGACGGAGTCGGATTCACTCGGTTCGATGGAGATCCCGGCCGACGCGTACTGGGGCATCCACACGGCACGCGCGCTCGAGAACTTCCCCATCACGAAGCGTCCGATCTCCGTCTACCCCGACCTCGTCGTCGCCATCGCGAGCGTCAAGCAGGCCGCCGCCCGCGCGAACGCCGAGATCGGGGTCCTCGACCCGGCGAAGGCGAACCTCATCGACCGCGCGTGCCAGATCATCATCGACGGTGACTTCCACGAGGAGTTCATCGTGGGCGTGATCCAGGGCGGCGCGGGTACGTCGACGAACATGAACGCGAACGAGGTGATCACGAACATCGCGCTCGAGCTCGCCGGTCATGCCAAGGGCGAGTACCAGTTCCTGCATCCGCTCGACGACACCAACCGGTCGCAGTCCACCAACGACGTCTACCCGACCTCGATCAAGATCGCGCTCGCGTTCTCACTGCAGTTCCTCCTGACGGAGCTCGGCCTGCTGCGCGACTCGTGCAGCGCGAAGTCCGTCGAGTTCTCCCACGTCCTCAAGGTCGGGCGAACGCAGCTCCAGGACGCCGTCCCGATGACCCTCGGGCAGGAGTTCCACGGCTTCGCCACGACGCTGAACGAGGACTACGACCGCCTCCACGAGACCCTCTGGCTGCTCGCCGAGGTCAACCTCGGCGCCACCGCGATCGGGACGGGGATCACCGCCGACCCGCGCTACGCGGAGGCCGTCGTCCGTCACCTCAACCAGATCACGGGCCTCGCGCTCACTACGGCACCCGACCTCATCGAGTCGACGAGCGACGCCGGCGGGTTCATGTCGTTCAGCGGCACCCTGAAGCGGAGTGCCATCAAGCTCTCCAAGATCTGCAACGACCTGCGTCTGCTGTCGAGCGGTCCGCAAGCCGGTCTCGGCGAGATCAACCTGCCGCCCCGACAGGCCGGATCGAGCATCATGCCGGGCAAGGTCAACCCGGTCATCCCGGAGGTCGTGAACCAGGTGGCGTTCAGCGTCGTCGGCGCCGACATGACGGTCACGATGGCGGCCGAGGCCGGGCAGTTGCAGCTCAACGCCTTCGAACCGGTCATCGCCCACTCGCTGCTGCAGAGCATCGTCTGGATGGCACAGGCGTGCAAAACGCTGCGGGTGAACTGCATCGACGGCATCACGGCGAACGAGGAACGGCTCGAGGTGATGGTCGGTGCCTCCGTCGGCGTCATCACCGCCCTGACCCCGTTCATCGGGTACCAGTCGGCTGCGGCGCTCGCGAAGACCGCGCTGCTCACGGGCCGCAACGTCGCGGACCTCGTGGTCGAGGCCAACCTCATGACGCGCGACGAGGTGACGAAGCAGCTCTCGCCCGCGCGGCTCTCGGGGATCGAGGCCATCACCTCGGCCATCCCGATCATCGACCTGCCGATCCCGGGAGCGGACTCCGACCCGAGCCGCTGA
- a CDS encoding phosphodiesterase, with protein MTSDVRFGQYPAPDRVIVHLSDPHLLADGRRLYDAVDVQANLEQALRQIERMQLRPDAMVFTGDLADLGEADAYRRLRERVEPVAERLGTTIVWLMGNHDERSVMRTELLDLPAGEQPLDAVWDFGGLRVIGLDSTVPGWHHGELEDSQLEWLESVLATPAPLGSILAMHHPPVPSSIPFFDILELRDQHRLEAVLRGSDVRAILGGHLHYSTSSTFAGIPVQVASASCYSMNLSLPSVEVNGMFGGQSFNLVHVYDDRITHSTVPLGDYTTADTFSAAFIDRMAALSPAERLEAFSRKR; from the coding sequence ATGACTTCCGACGTCCGTTTCGGTCAGTACCCGGCTCCCGACAGGGTCATCGTCCATCTGAGCGACCCGCACCTCCTGGCCGACGGCCGACGCCTCTACGACGCGGTCGACGTGCAGGCCAACCTGGAACAGGCCCTCCGTCAGATCGAGCGGATGCAGCTCCGGCCCGACGCGATGGTGTTCACGGGTGACCTCGCGGATCTCGGAGAGGCCGACGCCTACCGTCGACTCCGGGAGCGGGTCGAGCCCGTCGCCGAGCGACTCGGCACCACCATCGTCTGGCTCATGGGCAACCACGACGAACGGTCGGTCATGCGGACGGAGCTCCTCGACCTCCCGGCAGGGGAGCAGCCGCTCGACGCCGTCTGGGACTTCGGCGGCTTGCGCGTCATCGGCCTCGACTCGACTGTCCCGGGGTGGCACCACGGTGAGCTCGAGGACAGCCAGCTGGAGTGGCTGGAGTCGGTGCTGGCCACGCCGGCGCCGCTCGGCAGCATCCTCGCCATGCACCACCCGCCGGTGCCGTCGAGCATCCCGTTCTTCGACATCCTCGAGCTCCGCGACCAGCACCGGCTCGAGGCCGTGCTGCGCGGGAGCGACGTCCGGGCCATCCTGGGCGGCCATCTGCACTACTCCACCTCGAGCACCTTCGCCGGCATCCCCGTCCAGGTCGCCAGCGCGAGTTGTTACTCGATGAACCTCTCGCTCCCGTCCGTGGAGGTGAACGGGATGTTCGGCGGTCAGTCCTTCAACCTCGTGCACGTCTACGACGACCGCATCACCCACTCCACGGTCCCGCTCGGTGACTACACCACCGCCGACACCTTCAGTGCGGCGTTCATCGACCGCATGGCCGCCCTGAGCCCTGCCGAGCGGCTGGAGGCGTTCTCGCGCAAGCGGTGA
- a CDS encoding NCS2 family permease has translation MTTTPTAPRSFRERLDGFFEISKRGSTVGGEVRGGLVTFVAMAYIVILNPIILSGSADVTGGELGFAQVAAVTALTAGVMTILFGLVARLPFAFAAGLGINSFLAVSVVGQVTWAEAMGLVVINGLIIVLLAATGLRAMIFNAVPIQLKIAITVGIGLFIAFIGFVDAGFVRSTGAGSPPVGLGIEGSVATVPTAVFVISLLLTGVLVARKIKGALLIGIVASTIIAIIAEAVFKVGASNGGENPGGWNLSVPTLPTQVVGIPDLSLLGQVSFGGFERIGVLAALMLVFTLVFTNFFDAMGTMTGLSKEAGVADAKGDFPRLRSALIVEGVGAVAGGATSSSSSTVFIESGAGIGEGARTGLANLVTGALFLLAMFFTPLTQIVPSEVAAAALVIVGTLMMSQIKDIVWTEFSVALPVFLTVVVMPLTYSIANGIGAGFIAWVVLRSLSGKAREISPLLWVVAAGFLVFFARGPIEQLLGVAS, from the coding sequence GCGTCTCGACGGTTTCTTCGAGATCAGCAAGCGCGGTTCGACCGTCGGAGGCGAGGTGCGCGGCGGCCTCGTGACCTTCGTCGCGATGGCCTACATCGTCATCCTCAACCCGATCATCCTGAGCGGCTCGGCCGACGTCACCGGTGGCGAGCTCGGCTTCGCGCAGGTTGCCGCCGTGACCGCCCTGACCGCCGGCGTCATGACGATCCTCTTCGGTCTCGTGGCGCGGCTGCCGTTCGCCTTCGCGGCCGGCCTCGGCATCAACTCGTTCCTCGCGGTCAGCGTCGTCGGTCAGGTCACCTGGGCCGAGGCGATGGGCCTCGTCGTCATCAACGGGCTCATCATCGTCCTGCTCGCGGCGACCGGACTCCGCGCCATGATCTTCAATGCGGTGCCCATCCAGCTGAAGATCGCGATCACGGTCGGCATCGGCCTCTTCATCGCCTTCATCGGCTTCGTCGACGCCGGCTTCGTCCGCTCGACGGGCGCCGGTTCGCCGCCCGTCGGCCTCGGGATCGAGGGCTCGGTCGCCACCGTGCCGACCGCCGTGTTCGTCATCTCCCTGCTGCTCACGGGCGTGCTCGTCGCGCGCAAGATCAAGGGTGCCCTGCTCATCGGCATCGTCGCCTCCACGATCATCGCCATCATCGCCGAGGCCGTCTTCAAGGTCGGCGCCTCCAACGGCGGCGAGAACCCCGGTGGCTGGAACCTCAGCGTCCCGACCCTGCCCACCCAGGTCGTCGGGATCCCCGACCTCAGCCTGCTCGGCCAGGTGAGCTTCGGCGGCTTCGAGCGCATCGGCGTCCTCGCCGCGCTCATGCTCGTCTTCACCCTCGTGTTCACGAACTTCTTCGACGCCATGGGCACGATGACCGGGCTCTCGAAGGAGGCCGGTGTGGCGGACGCCAAGGGCGACTTCCCTCGGCTCCGCTCAGCGCTCATCGTCGAGGGTGTCGGCGCGGTCGCCGGTGGCGCGACCTCGTCCTCCTCCTCGACCGTCTTCATCGAATCCGGTGCGGGCATCGGCGAAGGGGCACGGACCGGCCTCGCGAACCTCGTGACCGGCGCGCTGTTCCTGCTCGCCATGTTCTTCACGCCGCTCACGCAGATCGTGCCCTCCGAGGTCGCCGCCGCCGCGCTCGTCATCGTCGGGACGCTCATGATGTCGCAGATCAAGGACATCGTCTGGACCGAGTTCTCGGTCGCGCTCCCGGTGTTCCTGACGGTCGTCGTCATGCCGCTGACGTACTCGATCGCCAACGGCATCGGCGCCGGCTTCATCGCCTGGGTCGTGCTCCGCTCCCTGTCCGGGAAGGCGCGCGAGATCAGCCCGCTGCTGTGGGTCGTCGCAGCCGGGTTCCTCGTCTTCTTCGCCCGCGGACCCATCGAGCAGCTCCTCGGCGTCGCGTCCTGA